The window ACCTTTGCTTTGTCTATAACCCTAGCCATAGAGATCCGATCTAAAATATGTTGATGAAGGGGCACCGAGGCTTTGCTGGGAGACGCTACTGTGCGCGCCAGCGTGACCCGGTAAACGTGCATTTTATTCGTGCTCCGTCCCGTCGGTGCTTGTCCGCTTCTTCTGCTGCTTGAGATAGTCGGATAGACCGCGGAGCAACCCCCTGCTCTCTTTGTCAAGGCCGACGGAGTTGTTGAAGGTCACGTATGAGTCCTGGTCATCCTCGCTTTCAAGCGGCCTGGGTGCGCCCGGAATCCAGGCGGTATCGGACCCGTTGAAGTAGGAGAATCCGACGCCGAAAATCTCCGATAAGGCTAGCAGCTGTTCCCACGTGGGATCTGCGAGGTCGCCTGACCTCAGAGCTAGCACGTCTTCGAGGGATAGAACTCTCTGCGAGCGAGCAGCTACCTCTTGGTTGGTGAATGCCTGTCCCGTGTCGGTATTGAGGCGTCTCTCAAAGAGCTTGTTGACCAGGACAGCCATTCGTTTGTCTCTGTCCGAGTTACCGACTGAGCCACGGAGCTCATTATTTATGGGTCTACCGCTCTCCCATTGCCTGTGCAGATCCTCCCACCAGGAAAGGTCCTTGAACCACAGCTCGGTAGGGAAGCCCATGGCTACCGCGATTGCCTCGACCTTATCCGCCCTCGGGATGTCAATGGCTCCGTCCCTTAGTGAAACAAAGTAGGATGAGCCTACTACTCTCCCGGTAGCCTGCTTCATCTTGGTGCCGGTCCAGTACCCGCCCTCGGGGTGCGGGATAATGTCGAGCATGACTCTGAATTTCCTACTGTAGGTGCCGAGTTGTTTCTGGTCCTCGCCCATGTATTCGGGGCTCCTCCAATAATAGTGCCTTACAGATGATCCTCGTTGGCAGTTACGTTAGGTGGTGATCACTAGCGGCAATGTAGTCGCGACCTCTCCTGGAAATGGCGCCGGAGTGATGTACCGTCACCGAGGTTTTGTTCAGGGGCGTAGTGTTGGGAGTACATAACCATCTTTCTTACGTTCTCTACCGTCAGTCGACCCTTCAAGGTCAGATCAGATGACTGCTTGTGACCTTCATCCTACAATTCAAGGCATGTTCTGTAAATTGAAAATCGAAGAAAATATTTTGATTTCTTGCAAGTGCGAAACGTGTGGATTACCCTCCCGCTGGTATAGGCGATTATACTTGCGCTGTGAGAGGGGGATAGCGGAGGTCAATGAGTATAGAGAACTGGACCCGGAGGGCCATCGCCGCGCACGTATCTTTAGCGGCGGCGTTTGCTCCCTATGTAGCTGCCATAAATAATAGTGTATCCTGGCATGATATGAAGAAAAATCGCAAATACATAGATTTTTCTCTAGATCGCCGCTTGTTATTGGAGCGTTTGCAGAATTTGCTATTCAATACCCCTAAATGGAGGACTGGGGACGTAGGTTCGAGCTACTGCGAGACAAGTACCGCCGCGAGGACGGGTCCAAGTGGAGTGGGGCTGCAATCGAGCGTGCGACAGGTGGGGCGGTTAGCGGCCACTTTGTCAGCGCGTTGGCTCGGGGCAAGCTACAGGACCCGGGCATCGGCAAAATGTACGCTCTCAGCGAGGTTATGGGGATACCACTGGAGGAGTGGTTTGAGGAAAAACACGGTGAAAGCTGGGAGTGATCTAGTCGTGTAGAGCAGAGCTGGGTGGTCCGCGTTAGCGGCCAAACTAATACTCGGACCACCAGGCTCTAGAACAAAAGCAAGGAGTTAGGTAGTTCCCTTGCAGCCAATTGAGCTTAGCAGATCTAGCAGCCAAGTGGAACAACCCGGTCACGTTGAGGAAGCGGTTCGCTTCCTCAGTAGTGTCACCAACGGTGACCTTAGCGAGGTGCCAGCCGAAGAGCGGCTTTTGTCCGTGCTAAGGGCGGTGCAGATGTTAATTGAAGCCGCCCAGGCATCAGAAATACGCTCCCATTTGGTCCCGAGTACCGAAAAGCGAGGGTTATCGGAGCGGCCCTACGAAGTCCTGCAAATGCGGCACCTCGGCAAGTCCACCCGTGAGATCCAGCGCGAATTGTGGATAAGCGAAGCTACGGTCCGATCACACGACCGGACAATTACCGCCTGGTATGGAGCGAAAACATACTCGGAGGCTGTTGCGGTAGCAAGGCAAAGAGGGGATGTGTGAGTCAAGAAAGCCATGACTCCGGTAGCAAATAAAAAGCGGTGGCTCGCATGAATCAAGGAAGCTCACCACCGCCCGGCGACATCCGGGAAGGTGTCAAATCGCCGGGCT of the Rubrobacter aplysinae genome contains:
- a CDS encoding LuxR C-terminal-related transcriptional regulator, with the protein product MLIEAAQASEIRSHLVPSTEKRGLSERPYEVLQMRHLGKSTREIQRELWISEATVRSHDRTITAWYGAKTYSEAVAVARQRGDV